Sequence from the Maribacter aquivivus genome:
TGAAGCTAAAATTACCTTTCCTAAAGATTGGGGATTAGGCACATCTTCTACGCTAATAGCAAATATGGCAACATGGGCAGCCGTAAATCCATACCAATTGTTAGAAGCTACATTTGGCGGTAGTGGTTATGATATTGCATGTGCAACACATAACACAGCAATTACCTACCAAAGAAATGGTTTTGAGCCCAAAATAAACAAGGTGTTTTTTAATCCTGATTTTAAAGATGATTTATTTTTTGTTTACCTAAACCAGAAAAAAAATAGTAGAGACGCCATTAATAGCTACCGTAGTTTAGACATTAATAAAGAGGCACTTATTACCAAAATCGATAGTATTACAGATAAGATATTATCTTGTACTGATTTAAAGGATTTTGAAGTCCTACTAGACCAACACGAAGCTATTTTATCAGAAGCACTTCAAACACCTACTATTAAAAACACTCTTTTTTCTGATTACTCCAGAACTATTAAAAGCTTAGGTGCATGGGGCGGAGATTTTGTGCTAGCAACAGGCACTGAAGATGACATGCAATACTTCAAGAAAAAAGGATACAACACCGTAGTCCCCTATTCAAAAATGATACTATAAAAAAAGAGCATCCAAATTGGATGCTCTTTTTTTATATATAAATCTTAAAATGACTACTAGTAGAAAGTAGCTCTTTTATCTTCTATTTCAGAACCGTCCTTTAACGCATTGTAAACTGCAGTGTTCACGCGGCTAGCTGCTCCTGTTTTTAGAGTATTAGCATATACACTATAGTTATCTAATTTAGGAGCTTCTGTTTTCTTCACGATTTCAATTTTGAAAACACCGGTGTTTCCTTGAATCAACCCTGAAGTTGCACCAGCAGACATTCCGTAAGCAGTACCTACTACTACAGGTTCGCTACCTGCACCAGGAATTGTCGGAGATTTTACGGTAAGAGCAGAAGCATTAGAAATACTTACACCGTTATCAGATGCAATAGCACTCATATCTTTACCCTTGTTAGCTGCGATGATTTTCGCTGCCTTACGTTCTTTTCTAATGATTGGCAAAACAAGCACAGAAGCATCTTCGGCACTCATTACTCCTTCAGCATAACTACCTGTCAACTGAACAACTGCATAACCGTTATTAATGTTGAATCTCTTTACATCGCCAACTTTAGTATCACCGTTAAAAGCCCACTGAACAATGTTTCTTTGATTTGTTAAGCCAGGAAGATTTTCATCTAATGCCTTAATCTTATTTACTGGACGAACTACATATTCATCTTTCTTAGCCAACGTTGAAAATGCACTTTCATCATCTGTAGTTTCCATTTCAAATTTGGTAGCACTTGTAAACAATGTATTAATTGTTTCTTCTGATGCAACGATTTCTCTTGAGATGGTAGCAACTTGAACTACATCTTCTTTGTCATCTATTTTGATAACGTGAAAACCGAAATCAGTTTCAACCAAACCAATTGACCCTTCATTATTGTTAAATGCAAAGTCATTGAATTTAGGAACCATAACTCCTTTTTGGAAGTATCCTAAATCTCCACCGTTTGGTGCAGAAGGTCCGTCAGAGTTATCTCTTGCCAATTCTGAAAATACTACTCCAGATTTCTTAGCCTCTCTTAATAATTCTTTTGCTTTAGCTTCAGCCTCTTCTTTAGTTCTTGTTACAGTAGGGTTAGCTCTAGTTGCACCTGTGTAAGCCAATAGAATATGACTAGCTTTTACAGAACCATTTGGTTTTCTAGCGATCATTTTAGAAATCTTGTACGAATCTCCATCTTTATAAGGACCGTAGATCTGACCAACATTTAAACTAATTAACGTATCAGCAACACTAGAAGGTAAATTCTTCTTCGCTTTAAAGATAGTATCAAACTTAGTATCTGAAAATCTATCTAAAAATGCAGTAACATCTTTTGTATTCCTAAAACCTCTAATAGTATCGTTACGATCGGTTTGAGAATTGTACTCAACTGTATCATCTAAAAGTTTAGTAATCTCATCTTTAATAGCAGTTTGATCCGCTTCAGATGGTTTTTCTTGAAAATATACATATTGTAAATCTCTAGCAGGATCTTGCTTATATTCCTCTTTATGTTTACTAACGTAATCAGCAATTTCACTTTTAGTTATAGAAATAGTACTATCTGCAATTGAAGTGTAAGGTACTCTTACGTACTTAATGTCCATTTTTTCGTTAGCCAATTTATAATCTAACTCACCTTCTTTCAAAGTAGCACCTACACCAGCTCTTACCATATTAAAGTAAGTCTGCTCTTTTGCCAATTCAATAATTTCATCTTCTGTTTGCAACCAAGCTTCGTATTGTGCAGGGTTGTTTACTTTCCAATCTGCTACAGTTTGTCTAAACATGTTTGCATCAAACTGACCGTTCTGATCTTGAAACTGAGGATTCTGAGCATAACCGGTAGTTCTAAGAAAATCAACAATTTGATCTTGCTCAATACCAATACCTAAATCTTCAAATTGCTCACCTAAGATCGTCTTTCTTACTTTGTTCTCCCAAACTTGGTTTACAACCTGCATAGATGATGCTGTTGGACCAACTCTATTTGAAGCAACTTCAACTTCTCTTCTGAATTCATCAATAGAAATATCTTCTCCATTAATTTCAGCTACTGATGAGCCTACTTTTTCTCCTCCAAAATTGCTACTGGTAAAAACCCCAGAAATAACAAATGCAAAAAGTGCTAAACCTATTATCAAGATCAACACTGTTGTACGTTTCCTAATATTTTCTAATACTGCCATTCTAATTAACGTTTAAAATAATCGTTTGTGGTTATTGGGAGGCAAAACTACCATTTTTAATTGAAATAATAAAAACTAAAAAGCCTCCTAATTTATTGATTGATGCACTGTTATTCCTCTTCCAAAACTTCTATAGAAATCAAATCGATTTTGGTGTTAGAAACTTCTAGCACAGTAAACTTATAAGACGCTATGGTAAGCTCTACTTCTTTATCTGGAATTTCCCCTAGTGTATGCACCAAAAGACCCCCTAAGGTCTCATATTCATCTGATACCGGAAGATTTAATTTGTGGTTTTCATTGATATCATCAACTTCTAACCTTGCAGAAAAAAGAAAGTGACGTTCATCAACTACTTCTTCTCTTAAGTCAGTAGTATCATGCTCATCTTCTATTTCCCCAAAAAGCTCTTCTACAATATCCTCCACGGTCACAAGACCAGATGTACCACCATATTCATCTAAAACTACTGCTATACTCTTGCGTTTTTTGATCAAAACGTTTAAAATATCTTGAATTAGCATTGTTTCTGGTACAAACTCTACAGGCAATAAAATGCTTTTAATAGTCTTTGGCTTCTTAAATAACTCATAAGAATGCACATAACCAATTACATTATCTACGGTATCATTGAATACCAATATTTTGGAGTAGCCTGTTTCTGTAAATATTTTAGCCAAGTTTTTTGGACTCTCATACATTTCTACAGCTACAATTTCCGTTCTTGGAACCATAACCTCGCGCGCTTTTACAGCCGCAAATTCTAATGCATTTTGAAATATTTGTATTTCGGTATCTACCTCATCTTCTTCTTCTATAGTTTCCATCTGTTCGGTAATATAATCACCTAACTCTAGCTTACTAAAGGCTAGTTGCACTTCATCACCCGATGTTCCAAACACATATTTCAATATCAAATCAGAAATCCAAATAATGAAATCTGATATGAACGAGAATAATATGTAAAATAAAAATGCTGGGATTGCCAATAACTTCAACAGGTTATTTGCATAAATCTGAAAAAGCACCTTTGGCAAAAACTCTGCTGTTATTAAAATAACGAAGGTAGAAATCAGTGTTTGGGTCAACAGACTAAAATCTGTTATCAACAACTTTAAAAGAGCATTATCTGGAACAATACCCGTAAACCAATTCATAAGTACATCGCCCATGAAAAGACCATAAATAACCAGCGCTATATTGTTGCCAATAAGCATGGTTGCAATAAACTTAGATGGTTTTTTGGTTAATCTAGTTAATACCCTAGCCAAAAAGCCATCTTGCTTTTTCTCTATTTCAATATGGATTTTGTTCGCAGAAATAAAGGCAATTTCCATTCCTGAGAAAAATGCTGAAAAAATCAAGGAAAGTATAATGATAATACCGGCTGTACCCACTATTTGTTTTGATTATCCCGTTTACGTTGTTCGAATTTTTTTCTATAGTTTCTTCTAAACAAGAACATACTTATAGATACTATGGCAAAAAATATGAAAAAATAAGCCATACTTCTATCCGTATTCCAATCTGTAAAAATTCTATAAATTGAAAAACCAGCTACTATTACATATAAGTACTCTGTATACCTTAATATATTAATCATTCTCTTGTTCTTTATCTTCTTTAATCAACATAAGACCATAGGTTTTGTGTGCATTTAGAAATTTAAGGTCTTTCTGAATATCCATTCCCTCACCATCCATCACCGTTCCATCATCAGGATTGGTAAACGTAAATTTCTCTTGCGTAAATGCCCATTCATTACCGCGATCATAATATAATTGAGATGTTGACAATTTCTTGCCATCATCACTTTTTATAAGCACATTACCACGCAAATCTACGATAGAAGTCTTAGAGTACAACACCCCGTAGTCTGCTTCTATGGTTGTTTTTTCATTTTTATCATTAAAAATCTCTACCAACAAGCCTTTTGGAAAAGTTTGATACGGAAAAGATAACTGCTCAAAATCGTTTCTTATAGGTCCCGATAGTACCGCCATAACTTTAGAAGAACCTTCATCTTCAGACCCTAATTTTTCAGGAGACTCGGTATAGGTAGCCACAAAGTTCTCTGCCACACTTCTAGGGAAAACTTCCTTTGCCGCTTCTTCACCAACTCTCTTGTAATCATCTTTACAAGATAAAAAAAGCATTGCCATGGTACATACCACGGCAATGCTTTTAAAATTATTAATCTGTATCATTTTTTCTATAAAGAAGGTACTTTTACGCTACCACCAACCCAACAGTTGAAAGTAACAGTTTTACCAGCCATACCTGAGCTAAAGATCATTTCTTTAGATGGCGCTTTTGCACTATAACTGTTTGCAGCTTGACTTGAAGAACCACTTAATGATGGATCTACTCTACCTGCTTTTCTTGCCATATCTGCCGCCTTCCAATACATTGCTCTTTTTTCGAAAGCAGATGTACCACAACCGTTTGCACTTGTAGCATATAAATTAGCTATTAATAAATATGCACGACCATTAGATGCATTTGCATCAATCGCTTTCTGTGCGTAGCTACGTGCTGTTGACTTGCTACCTTTTCTTTTATTAATTACAGCTACTTTGTAAGCAATTTTAGATTTTTTCTCATTATTCGTTTCTAAAGACAATGCTTTATCGAAATCTGCAAGAGCTCCTTTAGTATCTCCATTCTTCATTTTCAAAGTACCACCGTATACATAAGCATCGGCAGATGGATCTAATCTTAACTGAGCTTCAAATAATTTCTGGAACATTGGATCATCTGTACATTCTTTGTTGAACATAAGACCAACAGCTCTTTTTACCCAAACAACATCATTCTGCTTCTCTTCAAAACTCTTTTCGTAAAGTGGAATTAAGTTGCTACAATCAGCTAAAGGGCCTAATTTAGAATCTATACTTCCTGCGATTTTACCGTAAACTTCAGAATAAGAATTATAAGATTTTAAACGAGATTTTTCTTTAGAAGTTAATGTACCAGCTTCTTCTTTAGGCAAAAGCTTAGCAATTTTACCAGTAAGTTGTTCGTTTTCAACCTCAATTTTTTCAGTAACAGCATCGTACACATCAAATACTTCTTGCAAATCTTTTCTACCAGCCTTATGCTCATCTACCAAACTCGAGAAATAGATATATAATGCTTTAGGGCTTTTAAAATTTTCTTGATCTTTTGTAAATGCATCGCTCAACATGCTGTACATTTTAGCATCATCTGCCATTTTATTATCGTACATCACTAATGCTTTGTCAACTTCAGTTTCAGCTACGCTAGTTTTAGATGCAAAATACTTCATCTTATTATCATAAAGACCCATAAGATCATTCGCAAATTTCTCTTTGTCAGCACCTGTCGCGTTTTTCATCTTATCTTTCAGTATACGTTCACCATATACATAGATAGCATTATTTAATTGTGGACAAGTTTCATAAACCATTTTCCATGGCTCATAAGCCGCATCATAATTTTTAACTTTCGAATGCTCAGAAAATATAGATAAGTTAGTCATACATTCAGGGTTCTGTGCCTGTGCATTACTTACTCCCATCATCCCTAGGAACATTATTGCCGTGAAGTAAAGTTTCGATTTCATATTTCTCTTTTTAAATGGTTAATGTACTAATTTTTTATTAATTGATTTTTCTTTTCTGGAACCAGCGATCGTTCAATGAAAGACCTACATTAAACTTAAAATAGCTCTCTTCTATTAAATTAGCTCTAGTCGTTCCTCTTTTGCCAATTTCAAAACCTAAGTTAAGATTAGAGAAACTTCTACCCAGTGGTAAGCCTAATCCAAAAGTTATGCCAAAGTTATTTATATCAACATCATTCACCAACATACCAGTCTTATCTAAACGCAAACCTGCACGGTAAGTAATTCGTTTTAAGTAACTTGAAAACGAATTATGATCTGGCGTAATAAAAGCACCCAATGCAAATGAACTTGCATCTTCATATGCTATACTATCGGCACCTAAGAAAGAATTTTCAAAAGAACTCATCTCTTGAAAACTATATTCAGCACCTACAAACCATTTATAATCTTCTCCATAACCTAAACCTATTGTAGTTGTCGTAGGTATCTTCAACTCGGTATTACTTAAATTTTGAGCGGCCAAATTAACTTCCACCTCTTCAATTGTTCCACCATTAGCAACTGAGAAAGAACCTATTTGTCTATCATTCTTAGATACTAAATTACCTTGGGTATTTACTCGAATAGAAGAATGTAGTCGTTGCCTTCCTTTTATAATAGGGGTATAATTTAATGCGTAGTTAAAGTCAAACCCATTAATTCTAGAACTTCTTCTATCAAAAGTCCCAAATTGAATATCTTCTACCTGTTGCAATCTTTCGCTATCCAAAGTACCGAAGTTGAAATTTACCGTAGCTCCAATACTTAAGTCTTTTACAACTTCATATCCTATAGAATAAAAAGCACGGGTTAAACCGCCTTCTCCATTATATACATTAACTAAATCTGAGCCACTTGCATTTGTACGTTCTTCAACCAAATTATACCCTACTGAAGAGTATGGCATAATACCAAACCCCATACCTAGACCATTACCTACACTAAAACCAAGTGCCAAATAATCCACATTAGTAATAGAGCTTTGTTGTTCTTCGGTAAAACTTTTAAGTGTGTACTGTTTATTAGAGACACCTACTGTATAGGTCACCAGACCTTCTCTATCCATTACCTCTAAACCAAGCTTACCATAAGCTGCAGGATTTTTCAAATTTATATGAATACTATCGGCATAGACGCCAATACCACCCATCATTTGATTTTCAACCGTGCTTTCGTTTTTTAAATCGCCAATTCCAAAGAAAGAATAGGGAGAAACGGTGCCATCTTGAGCGTACATACCCACGGTGGTTATGTATACAATTGCAATTACAATTTTTCTGATCATTTAGTGCTTGTTGTATTCCAGCAAATAATTAAGCCCTTTCAGGAGAAATTTGGAATCCGCAAATATGGTATTTTTTAATCGTTTAGACAAAAATAGTGTGTCTCCACCAGTTAAAATAACTGTTAAATTTTCAAATCTGGCTTTGTAGAGATCAATGACACCGTCTATTTCAAGAGTTATACCGTTCACTACACCACTATGAAGACAGTTTTCTGTTGTATTACCAATATAGTCTAACAGTTCTTTTTTTTCCAGTAAAGGTAACTTTGCCGTTTGCTGATGCATGGCATTATAACGCATTTGAACTCCTGGAGAAATTGCACCGCCCAAATATTCATCAAAATCATTTAGCATATCATAAGTAACACAGGTACCTGCGTCAATGACCAAATTATTCTGATGCGGATTAAAATAATACGCTGCAGTTGCCAAAGCCAAACGATCAACACCCAAGGTCTGAGGTGAGGCATATGAGTTCTTAAATGGCACTTTTGAGGCGTTAGTTAACTCATGTAAATCACAAAATACGGCAACAACCTTCATTTGATCCTTAGAAAGTGACCCTACACTAGAAACTATTGAAGATTTTATATTTGGAAATTCTTTGAAGATTTTTTTTACCGCTTCAACAAACAAATCGACAACAACAGTCTCTAAATGAATTATTTCCGACTTTTTAAAGATTGCCAACTTAACGTTTGTATTACCCGCATCAATTATTAAATTCATGTTACAAAGATTAAAAATTAAAAAAACATTTTTCTTTTTTCACGATTTAGTTTGTAAATCATAAAATTGAAATTATATTTGCAGCCGCTTATAGCGACATGGTGCCTTAGCTCAGTTGGTAGAGCAATGGACTGAAAATCCATGTGTCCCTGGTTCGATTCCTGGAGGCACCACAATAAATCCTTACTTAACGGTAAGGATTTTTTTGTTTTAACACCCTTCCTTCCTAATACAAAAATATATAGGTTAGTATACAAATCATAGAATGAGGTTGTGCTTTTCACCTTTAAATCGACAAAAAGAATAAATTAGAAATTTTAAGATTTCCTTGAAATAAAACAGGTTTTAGAATTATACTGCTATTTATTCTAAAAAAAATATGAGCACATCATCATAGCCAACGATTGAGCTAACACAATTAGCCCAACCGCAGCATAGAGATACTAAAAACTATCTTGCAAATTATATGAAAATGGAACATAGCAAGTAGAAGTACAGACGAAGAAGTTTTGACCTATGCGGCAACACTTCTGGAACTAATCCCAGACACGCTCTACTTTATGTTCTGTAAAGTCTTCAATAACTAACTCTTCTTCTGAATTATTTACAATGGTTATCGCCCTGAAAAACTCAGTGGGAAAGATTTGATTGGTCATTACATACTGACCTCCATTGATGAAAAGTTCTAACGAAGAATGATCTAGAAGCAATACAATTTCAATTGGATCATCTGGCAAATTCGGAATTTTCATTTGCTGAACTCCCGGCGAAAATTTATCACTAAAATCAACATTGCCCGATTTTCTTCGATCTAGCGTAACCAACTTTTTATCCCTATCAATATCAACACTAAGGCTATCTCCATTTTTATTCCTAAAATAAATCTGAGCATTTGGAACTGACAACGTAAATTTCGTTTTGCTTTGATTACTATATTTAAGTGGAATAATTCTTTTTCTAGTAGGTAGAATCTTTATTATGCTTTCTGGGTATGCCAAGGCAACATGCTTTTCAAAACCTATTACCGGATAATTAAATAAAGATACTTCGTCACCAACCTTACGCAAAGTCAACTCTCTTGGAACTGTCATAGCGCTACGCCATTTTTCCGTTGGTGTGTCACGTGCATAATCCCAATTACTCATCCAACCTATAAAAATACGTTCATCGTTAGGTGCGTCATTGTAAGTTACACCAGCATAATTGTCCCTACCTAAATCTACCCACTTATTTTCTTTTTGATCTGTTGTAAATGTTGTTCCATCAAAATCACCAATAAAATATTGCGTACCGCTTCCTCCATTTGGAGCACCAGGATTAATACTAACTAGAAGTACCCATTTTACTTCCTCTGTACCTTCAATTTTCAATGGAAACAAATCTGGACATTCCCATACTCCGCCATGAGCACCTTTATCCTTGCCAAATTCACTTACTTTTTTCCAGTCTTTTAAATCAGGAGAATTCCATATTTGTAAATGATCTCCCGCCACTAAAAGCATGGTCCAGTTTTCTTCAATTTCATTCCAAAATACTTTAGGATCTCTAAAGTCTTTGATTCCCGTATTACCTATTACTGGATTACCCTCATACTTGGTCCAGCTATCGCCATTATCTAAACTATAGGCAATTCCTTGAGTTTGAAAATCCTTTTTCCCTGCCTGCTCGCCTTCCATATCATGATAGGTGAAAATTGCTACCATTGCCGGGTTATCTTCTGTGCCAAAGCCAGAAGTATTATAATGATCCATAACCGCACTCCCAGAAAAAATTAATCCGTTTTCATCAGGGAATAATGCAATAGGCTTATGCTTCCATTTCATCATATCTTCACTAACGGCATGCCCCCAATGCATAGGACCCCAAACCGTACTATCAGGGTAATATTGGTAAAACAAATGATATACTCCGTCATTATAAACGAGTCCATTAGGATCGTTCATCCAATTCTCTTCTGGTGTAAAATGAAACTGAGATCTATACGGTTCCACATAGTGCCCCGTAACTTCTATTTCGTCTGTAACGACCTCCTTTTTTACTTCTTCCTTACAACTAAAATTGCACAGAACACTTAGTAGTACAACTACCATCAAACCTCTATTTCGTATAGTTTTAACCATAAATTCACTTTTATACCGATACTCCTTATATCTTAATTATAGTACCTTTGTGACCATGAATTTAATCAATTATAAATTAACATTCTGCTTACTCATCTTACTTTCTATTTCCAAAATAGGTTTAGGACAAGATGATATATCAAAAGTTTTGAATACTTGGAACAAAGGCTCCATACCCTACGCCTATTTCAACAATATACCGGAAGCCGATTCCATTCTATTTTTAGACACCAGAGAAAAAGAAGAATTTGATATTAGCCACCTAAAAAATGCGGTGTGGGTTGGTTATAAAAATTTTGATGAAGAAAAAGTACTTCAAACTATACCTGAAAAATCACAACCAATTATTGTTTATTGTTCTATTGGGGTTAGATCAGAAAATATAGGTGAAAAATTAAAAAAACTAGGATATACTAAAATTCTAAACCTGCATGGTGGTATTTTTGATTGGAAGAATAAAGGAGGAGCCGTTTTTAACGACAAAGAAGTAGTAACCGATAGTGTTCATGCTTTTAACAAACACTGGGGAAAGCTATTGCATGAAGGAGTTAAAGTTTACTAGTTAGGAAAAATTAAAAAATTACATTGGCAATACTACAGAACAACAAAGCAGAGCGAGACGAAAAGGTTATAGATTTCACCCTCGCAAACTCAAATAATCTTTTACTTATTTTCACCAGAAACCCTGAAATAGGTAAAGGAAAAAGACGCTTAGCAGCTACTGTTGGCGACCAAGCTGCATTTGATATTTATAAATTTTTATTGGACCATACCGTAGCGATCACCAAAAATTTATATGCCGAAAAAGAAGTGTATTATTCCGAAGAAATTTGGGAAAATGATATTTGGGACAATCAAAAATTTGGTAAAAAAATACAAGTGGGCGAAGATTTAGGTGTTCGTATGGCAAATGCTTTTCAAGAGGGATTTCAAAACGAATATCAAAAAATCATTATCATTGGTAGTGATATGTTAGACCTTTCTCAAGAAGATTTAGAAAATGCTTTTAAATCTTTAGAAAAAAATGATTTTGTAGTTGGTCCTGCTGAAGACGGCGGTTATTATTTACTTGGCATGAAGCAGTTTATGCCTGCACTTTTCAAAAACAAAGCATGGGGTACAGAAACCGTTTTAAAAGATACATTAGCTGATCTTGAAAATAAAACTACTGCCCTCCTAGAAACAAAAAACGATGTAGATTATTACGAGGACATAAAGGATATTGATGCCTTTAAACCCTTTTTAAAACATATAAAATTATGATGAAAGATGAACTTTTAGAATCTGTAGCATACCTTAAAAATAAAGGTTTTGACAAACCAGAAATTGGCATAGTTCTAGGCACAGGATTAGGAAAACTGGTTGATAGTGTTGAAGACCCTATTGAAGCTCATTACAATCACATTCCATTTTTTCCATTGGCAACCGTAGAATTTCATACAGGTAAATTGGTATATGGCACTATTTCCGGTAAGAAAGTAGTGGTAATGCAAGGTCGTTTTCACCTGTACGAAGGGTACGACTTTTTAGATATTACTTACCCTATTCGCGTAATGCATATGTTGGGTATTTCTAAATTATTCATTTCTAATGCTGCCGGTGCAGTAAACCTTGATTATAAAAAGGGCGATATGATGCTGATAGAAGATCACATTAACCTACAAGGTGGTTCCCCATTAGCTTTTAAAGGTGTTAGTGATTTTGGCGAGCGTTTTGCAGACATGTCAGAACCTTATGATTTAGATATGCGCAACAAATTAATGACCATTGCTAAAGAGCATAATATCTCCCTGAAAACTGGCGTTTATGCCTCTGTTGTTGGACCACAATTAGAAACTAAGGCAGAATACAGAATGATTAAATTAATTGGTGCAGATGCTGTTGGTATGAGTACCGTACCAGAGGTTATTGTTGCCAATCATTTGTCATTACCTATTGTTGCCGTTTCTGTTTTAACAGATGAATGTGACCCAGACAATTTAAAGCCTGTTGACATCAGTGAAATCATCGCTATTGCTGAAAAAACGGAGCCTAAAATGGTGAAATTATTTCAAGAATTAATCAAGCAATTGTAAGGATTCTCAATATTTGGCTACCATAAGTAAGCAAACAGTATTGTATGAGTGCCCACCAGCCAACCATTAGTATTATTATACCGGTATTGAATGAAGAAAAGTACATTAGGGATGTACTTTTCGCTATTTCAACCAATGCAGGCTCTGACCGCATTAAAGAAATACTAGTGGTTGATGGCGGTAGCACAGATAACACCGTTGCAAATGCTATAAAACATGGCGCATCTGTTGTTAAAAGTAAAAAAGGACGTGCTGCACAAATGAACCTTGGGGCAACAAAAGCCAGTGGTGATATCCTTTATTTTTTACATGTAGATTCTTTACCTCCAAAAGATTTTGACAGTGCTATTCTAAATGAAATTGACCAAGGTTTTGAGGTGGGTTGTTTTCAAATGCGCTTTAATAGTAACAGCCGCTTTTTAAAATTCTTTTCTTGGTGCACCCGTATTAACCATCAAATTTGTCGTGGCGGAGATCAGTCATTGTTTATCACTAACAAACTTTTTCACCAACTTAATGGCTTCAATGAAAAATTTGTGATTTACGAAGACAATGAATTTATTAAACGGGTTTACAAAATAAAAACTTTTAAGATAATCTCATCTGCCGTGACTACTTCTGCACGACGTTATGAAGAACGCGGTATGGTAAGATTACAATGGCATTTTGGGATGATTCATTTAAAATACCATTTAGGCGCTAAACCAACGGAGCTGCATCAATACTATTTGAAATATATTGCGGCTTAATCTTTATTCTCCCTCAAAATCTAACAGCACTCCTTCACTTATCCATTTGGC
This genomic interval carries:
- a CDS encoding purine-nucleoside phosphorylase, translated to MMKDELLESVAYLKNKGFDKPEIGIVLGTGLGKLVDSVEDPIEAHYNHIPFFPLATVEFHTGKLVYGTISGKKVVVMQGRFHLYEGYDFLDITYPIRVMHMLGISKLFISNAAGAVNLDYKKGDMMLIEDHINLQGGSPLAFKGVSDFGERFADMSEPYDLDMRNKLMTIAKEHNISLKTGVYASVVGPQLETKAEYRMIKLIGADAVGMSTVPEVIVANHLSLPIVAVSVLTDECDPDNLKPVDISEIIAIAEKTEPKMVKLFQELIKQL
- a CDS encoding TIGR04282 family arsenosugar biosynthesis glycosyltransferase, which encodes MLQNNKAERDEKVIDFTLANSNNLLLIFTRNPEIGKGKRRLAATVGDQAAFDIYKFLLDHTVAITKNLYAEKEVYYSEEIWENDIWDNQKFGKKIQVGEDLGVRMANAFQEGFQNEYQKIIIIGSDMLDLSQEDLENAFKSLEKNDFVVGPAEDGGYYLLGMKQFMPALFKNKAWGTETVLKDTLADLENKTTALLETKNDVDYYEDIKDIDAFKPFLKHIKL
- a CDS encoding TIGR04283 family arsenosugar biosynthesis glycosyltransferase, coding for MSAHQPTISIIIPVLNEEKYIRDVLFAISTNAGSDRIKEILVVDGGSTDNTVANAIKHGASVVKSKKGRAAQMNLGATKASGDILYFLHVDSLPPKDFDSAILNEIDQGFEVGCFQMRFNSNSRFLKFFSWCTRINHQICRGGDQSLFITNKLFHQLNGFNEKFVIYEDNEFIKRVYKIKTFKIISSAVTTSARRYEERGMVRLQWHFGMIHLKYHLGAKPTELHQYYLKYIAA
- a CDS encoding rhodanese-like domain-containing protein, giving the protein MNLINYKLTFCLLILLSISKIGLGQDDISKVLNTWNKGSIPYAYFNNIPEADSILFLDTREKEEFDISHLKNAVWVGYKNFDEEKVLQTIPEKSQPIIVYCSIGVRSENIGEKLKKLGYTKILNLHGGIFDWKNKGGAVFNDKEVVTDSVHAFNKHWGKLLHEGVKVY
- a CDS encoding glycoside hydrolase family 32 protein codes for the protein MVKTIRNRGLMVVVLLSVLCNFSCKEEVKKEVVTDEIEVTGHYVEPYRSQFHFTPEENWMNDPNGLVYNDGVYHLFYQYYPDSTVWGPMHWGHAVSEDMMKWKHKPIALFPDENGLIFSGSAVMDHYNTSGFGTEDNPAMVAIFTYHDMEGEQAGKKDFQTQGIAYSLDNGDSWTKYEGNPVIGNTGIKDFRDPKVFWNEIEENWTMLLVAGDHLQIWNSPDLKDWKKVSEFGKDKGAHGGVWECPDLFPLKIEGTEEVKWVLLVSINPGAPNGGSGTQYFIGDFDGTTFTTDQKENKWVDLGRDNYAGVTYNDAPNDERIFIGWMSNWDYARDTPTEKWRSAMTVPRELTLRKVGDEVSLFNYPVIGFEKHVALAYPESIIKILPTRKRIIPLKYSNQSKTKFTLSVPNAQIYFRNKNGDSLSVDIDRDKKLVTLDRRKSGNVDFSDKFSPGVQQMKIPNLPDDPIEIVLLLDHSSLELFINGGQYVMTNQIFPTEFFRAITIVNNSEEELVIEDFTEHKVERVWD